The following nucleotide sequence is from uncultured Roseateles sp..
GCCAGGCCCGGCACACGCCCCAGGTAGGCGCGCACCTCGTCGACGGCCTGGCCGTGCAGGCGGGCGAACTGTGCCACCAGGGCCGGCCAGGCCTCCCGCTGGCCGGCATCGACGGCCAGCTGAAGTTGCCGGGCCAGAGCCGCCAGGTCGTCGGCCCCGAGCGAGCCGGCGGTGGAGATGGCGTTGTGGGCCAGGCTGGCCAAGGCACGGTCGTCGCCGGCGTCCAGCGCCTGCTGCATCTTGTCGGCGTCGCTGCCATGCGTCTCGAGATAGACCCTCTGCAGCTGCTGGTACAGCGGCTCGCGGCCCATGCAGCGCAGCAGGCCCAGCTCGAACCGCACCAGCGGCGCGGCGGTGGGCTGCGGTGCGGCCGGTGCGGGCGTGCCGGCCGCAGGCATCCAGCGGGCCAGGGCGGCGAACAGCTGGTCGGGCTTGAAGGGCTTGGTGATGTAGTCGTTCATGCCCAGGGCCAGGCCGCGCTCGCGGTCGCGCGCCAGGGCATGGGCGCTCATCGCGATCACCGGCAGCTCGCTCAGGGCCGGGTCGCGGCGTATCGCCTGGGTCAGGGCGAAGCCGTCCATCACCGGCATCTGCAGATCGGTCAGCACGGCGTCGAAGTGCTGCCGCCGCAGCAGTTCCAGCGCCTCCTGGCCGTTGTTGGCCACGGTCACGCGCATGCCGGCCACCATCACCAGCAGCTCGCTGGCGACCAGCTGGTTGAGCTCGTTGTCCTCGATCAGCAGCACCTGGCGACCCTGCAGCAGCGACGTGACCTCGGCCAGAGGCTGGGCCGAGGCCGCCTGCGCCGGGGCGGCCAGGCCCATCACCTCGGCCAGCGCGGCCTGCAGGCTGGGGCCCAGCACCGGTTTGTGCAGGCAGCCGTCCAGTCCCTGCTGACGGGCGCGCTGGGCCAGGGCCTCATCGCCGTAGGCCGTCACCAGCACGATCCTGGTGGCGGCCAGGGCGGGGCGCTCGCGTACCCGGCGGGCGGCCTCGAAGCCGTCGCAGCCGGGCATCTTCCAGTCCATCAGCACCACGTCAAAGGCCTTGCCGGCGGCTGCGGCCCGCTCCAGCTCGTCCAGCGCAGCAGCGGCCGAATCGACCACGGTGCAGCGCAGGCCCAGGCCGCCGAGCAGCTTGAGAAAGATCTCGCGCGCGTTGGCACTGTCGTCCACCGCCAGCACGCGCAGACTGCCCAGTGCCGGCAGCGCCGCAGGCTCGGCTGCGCCCACGCCATCGGGCGTCTGGAAGCGCGCCGAGAAGAAAAACTCGCTGCCCTTGCCGGGCTCGCTGCGCACACCGATCTCGCCCTCCATCAGGGCCACCAGCTGTTTGCTGATGGCCAGGCCCAGGCCGGTGCCACCGTATCGGCGCGTGATCGAGGCGTCGGCCTGGCTGAAGGGCTTGAACAGGCGCTGCTGCTGTGCCTCGTCAATGCCGATGCCGGTGTCGCGCACCGAGAAGCGCAGCGTGCAGCGGCCCGCTCCGGCGGCGATCTGCTTGATGGTGACGACGACGATTTCGCCCTGCTCGGTGAACTTGACCGCGTTGTTGCACAGATTGACCAGCACCTGGGCCAGGCGGTGAGGATCGCCGATCAGCCGCGGCGGCACGTCGGCGGCGGTGTTGAGCAGGAAGTCCAGGCCTTTTTGCTGAGCCTTCAGGCCGACCAGGGTGGTGACCCTGTCCAGCACCTCCTGCAGCACAAACTCCTGCAGGTCGAACTCCAGCCGCCCGGCCTCGATCTTGGAGAAATCGAGCACGTCGTCGATCAGGCTCAGCAGCGTCTCGGCGGCCATGCGCGTCTTCAGCAGATAGTCCTGCTGGCGGGGTGTCGGGGCGCTGCGCAGGGCCAGTTCGGTCATGCCGAAAATGGCGTTCATCGGCGTGCGGATCTCGTGGCTCATATTGGCCAGGAACTCGCTCTTGGCCTCGGTCGCCGCCTCGGCCTGGGCCACGGCCACCGACAGCTCGGCCGTGCGCTCGGCCACCAGGGACTCGAGGTCGTCGCGGTGACGGCGCAGCTCGGCATCGGCCAGCTGCAGCCGTTCGGTGCGGCGCGCCAGCTGATCGGCCATCTCGTTGAAAGCCTGCGACAGCTCGCTCAGCTCCTGCAGCCGGCTGCCCGGGACGCGCTGGCTCAGGTCGCCCCCGGCCAGCGCGGCCGAGGCGTGCGAGAGACGCCGCAGCGGTGCGGTGAGCTTGGAGGCCAGCAGGGCCGCCAGCAGCAGCGATCCCAGCAGGGCCGCGGCCGAGACCATCGCCGACTGGCTGTTGCCGGTGCGCACGCCTTCCAGGTAGTAGGCCGCCGGCATCACCGTCAGCAGCACCCAGTCATGCTGGCCGACACGGTCCTGATAGGCGCTGGCCTGGGCCAGCCACGTCTCGCGCGACAGCGGCTTGGCGGTGACGACATCGAAG
It contains:
- a CDS encoding response regulator; this translates as MLLTVMPAAYYLEGVRTGNSQSAMVSAAALLGSLLLAALLASKLTAPLRRLSHASAALAGGDLSQRVPGSRLQELSELSQAFNEMADQLARRTERLQLADAELRRHRDDLESLVAERTAELSVAVAQAEAATEAKSEFLANMSHEIRTPMNAIFGMTELALRSAPTPRQQDYLLKTRMAAETLLSLIDDVLDFSKIEAGRLEFDLQEFVLQEVLDRVTTLVGLKAQQKGLDFLLNTAADVPPRLIGDPHRLAQVLVNLCNNAVKFTEQGEIVVVTIKQIAAGAGRCTLRFSVRDTGIGIDEAQQQRLFKPFSQADASITRRYGGTGLGLAISKQLVALMEGEIGVRSEPGKGSEFFFSARFQTPDGVGAAEPAALPALGSLRVLAVDDSANAREIFLKLLGGLGLRCTVVDSAAAALDELERAAAAGKAFDVVLMDWKMPGCDGFEAARRVRERPALAATRIVLVTAYGDEALAQRARQQGLDGCLHKPVLGPSLQAALAEVMGLAAPAQAASAQPLAEVTSLLQGRQVLLIEDNELNQLVASELLVMVAGMRVTVANNGQEALELLRRQHFDAVLTDLQMPVMDGFALTQAIRRDPALSELPVIAMSAHALARDRERGLALGMNDYITKPFKPDQLFAALARWMPAAGTPAPAAPQPTAAPLVRFELGLLRCMGREPLYQQLQRVYLETHGSDADKMQQALDAGDDRALASLAHNAISTAGSLGADDLAALARQLQLAVDAGQREAWPALVAQFARLHGQAVDEVRAYLGRVPGLA